The proteins below come from a single Streptomyces sp. MRC013 genomic window:
- a CDS encoding MBL fold metallo-hydrolase: MPATDPYTVQLASDVYAYVQPDGGWCLNNAGWIGDGTRTVLIDTAATERRALALRGALLAHGAAPPDTVVNTHHHGDHTYGNCVFLPGATVVGHEECRREVLAADRQLHLLWPRTDFGDIRVTPPSVTYRDRMTLHAAGTEVRLIHPGTAHTTGDTIVHLPERGVVFTGDLVFHGGTPFLATGSLRGSLRAVGLLRSLDAETVVPGHGPLADPSVYDETEAYLRFVAELAEDGHARGLTPLEVARRADLGVFGELREPERLVANVHRAYAELEGLPEGSPLDVAAVFGDMTAMNGGRPVACHA; the protein is encoded by the coding sequence ATGCCCGCGACCGATCCGTACACCGTCCAGCTCGCGTCCGACGTGTACGCCTACGTCCAGCCGGACGGCGGATGGTGCCTGAACAACGCCGGGTGGATCGGCGACGGCACACGGACCGTCCTGATCGACACCGCGGCGACCGAGCGCCGGGCGCTGGCCCTGCGCGGCGCGCTCCTCGCCCACGGCGCCGCGCCGCCGGACACCGTGGTCAACACCCACCATCACGGGGACCACACGTACGGCAACTGCGTCTTCCTGCCCGGGGCGACCGTCGTCGGGCACGAGGAGTGCCGCCGCGAGGTGCTGGCGGCGGACCGGCAGCTGCACCTGCTCTGGCCGCGGACCGACTTCGGCGACATCCGCGTCACCCCGCCCTCGGTGACCTACCGCGACCGCATGACCCTGCACGCGGCGGGCACGGAGGTGCGGCTGATCCACCCGGGCACGGCCCACACCACGGGCGACACGATCGTGCACCTGCCGGAGCGGGGCGTCGTGTTCACCGGGGACCTGGTCTTCCACGGCGGGACGCCGTTCCTGGCCACCGGATCGCTGCGCGGGTCGCTGCGGGCCGTCGGGCTGCTGCGGTCGCTGGACGCGGAGACGGTCGTGCCGGGGCACGGGCCGCTCGCGGACCCCTCCGTGTACGACGAGACGGAGGCGTACCTGCGGTTCGTGGCCGAACTGGCGGAGGACGGGCACGCCAGGGGGCTGACGCCGCTGGAGGTGGCGCGCCGCGCGGATCTGGGCGTCTTCGGCGAGCTGCGCGAACCGGAGCGTCTGGTGGCCAACGTCCACCGTGCCTACGCGGAGCTGGAGGGGCTGCCGGAGGGGTCGCCGCTGGACGTGGCGGCGGTGTTCGGGGACATGACCGCGATGAACGGCGGCCGGCCGGTGGCCTGCCACGCCTGA